Part of the Bacteroidota bacterium genome is shown below.
GCATCCCTGCAAAAGTAAAGGGAAAGGCCCGGTTGCTGGTAAAAGAAAATGGTGTTATTGCGGGCATTGAACTGGCAAAGTTTATTGTAAAAAAAGTTGACCGGAATCTTCGGATCAGGCAACTTATAAAAGATGGTTCCACGGTAAAACCGGGAGATGTCGCTTTTACAATTGAAGGCTCTGCGAGATCAATATTAAAAGCTGAACGCCTTATCTTGAATTGTATGCAGCGTATGAGCGGCATCGCGACCAAAACAAACAAACTGGTACAACTCTGCAAAGGAACTAAAGCAAAAGTTATTGATACCCGAAAAACAACACCCGGCCTTCGCTTCCTCGAAAAATGGGCCGTAAAGATCGGAGGAGGAAGCAATCACCGTTTTGGCCTTTATGATATGATTTTAATAAAAGACAATCATATAGATTTTGCAGGCGGTATTGAAAAGGCTATTGAAGCTGCAAACAAGTATCAAAAAAA
Proteins encoded:
- the nadC gene encoding carboxylating nicotinate-nucleotide diphosphorylase; this encodes MSESASPALLPLTSLRTNKERNIFTFNNPKNLKYINDFIANSLREDVGDGDHTSIACIPAKVKGKARLLVKENGVIAGIELAKFIVKKVDRNLRIRQLIKDGSTVKPGDVAFTIEGSARSILKAERLILNCMQRMSGIATKTNKLVQLCKGTKAKVIDTRKTTPGLRFLEKWAVKIGGGSNHRFGLYDMILIKDNHIDFAGGIEKAIEAANKYQKKKKLKIEIEARNMTEVKQILTAGKVQRIMLDNFPISDLKRAVKLINRKYETEASGGITEKNIRNYALCGVDYISIGALTHSVKSLDLSLKSYA